From one Streptomyces sp. CA-210063 genomic stretch:
- a CDS encoding ATP-binding protein, with amino-acid sequence MATVELRFSALPEHVRTARLVAAAVARRAGVDEAVLDEVRLAVGEACTRAVGLHQSSGISAPVRVLLIEEEKQFSIEVGDEAPHAVPGDKSSGAGGDADADIEEDDMGLAVISGLVDDVEVSAGENGGLIRMTWPTTPSIAVLP; translated from the coding sequence ATGGCCACCGTTGAACTCCGCTTCAGCGCGCTGCCCGAGCACGTCCGGACCGCCCGACTGGTGGCGGCAGCGGTGGCGCGCAGGGCCGGAGTGGACGAGGCCGTCCTCGACGAGGTCAGGTTGGCCGTCGGCGAGGCGTGCACCCGTGCCGTCGGACTGCATCAGAGCAGTGGTATCTCGGCGCCGGTGCGGGTGTTGCTGATCGAGGAGGAGAAACAGTTCTCCATCGAGGTCGGCGACGAGGCGCCGCACGCCGTCCCCGGTGACAAGTCATCGGGTGCCGGTGGCGACGCGGATGCCGACATCGAGGAGGACGACATGGGCCTCGCGGTCATCAGTGGCCTCGTAGACGATGTCGAGGTCTCGGCCGGGGAGAACGGCGGACTGATCCGCATGACCTGGCCGACGACGCCGTCGATCGCGGTTCTGCCCTGA
- the bldG gene encoding anti-sigma factor antagonist BldG has product MDLSLSTRTVGDRTVVEVGGEIDVYTAPKLREQLVELVNDGSFHLVVDMEGVDFLDSTGLGVLVGGLKRVRAHEGSLRLVCNQERILKIFRITGLTKVFPIHTSVDEAVAATD; this is encoded by the coding sequence GTGGACCTGTCCCTGTCGACCCGTACCGTCGGCGATCGTACGGTCGTCGAGGTCGGTGGCGAAATCGACGTTTATACCGCGCCCAAGCTGCGTGAGCAGCTGGTCGAGCTGGTCAACGACGGGAGTTTTCACCTCGTCGTCGACATGGAGGGCGTCGACTTCCTCGACTCCACCGGGCTCGGCGTACTGGTGGGCGGCCTGAAGCGAGTACGGGCCCACGAGGGCTCGCTGCGCCTGGTGTGCAACCAGGAGCGGATTTTGAAGATCTTCCGCATCACCGGTCTGACCAAGGTGTTCCCGATTCACACCTCGGTCGACGAAGCGGTGGCGGCCACTGACTGA
- a CDS encoding DEAD/DEAH box helicase: MAFNHLPAGVHDALAPLSVTPVTHSMPMAKNHRSDRSSTDTAPSPSPSTVLDRLASGASRASRITHTEHVPPRAGRHAVWPDRIRSEVVAAVQAAGIEHPWAHQARVAEHALDGESVVVATGTASGKSLAYLVPVLSRLLDGAEAPNGRGATTLYLAPTKALAADQCRSVKELSQPLGNAVRPAVYDGDTPVEEREWVRQYANYVLTNPDMLHRGILPSHPRWSSFLRALKYVVIDECHTYRGVFGSHVAQVLRRLRRLCARYGAEPVFLLASATAAEPSAAAGRLTGVPVTEVADDASPRGELVFALWEPPLTELHGEKGAPVRRTATAETADLLTDLVLQGVRSVAFVRSRRGAELISVIAQERLAAVTSAADATGARSLAHRVAAYRGGYLPEERRALERALHSGELLGLAATTALELGVDISGLDAVLIAGYPGTRASLWQQAGRAGRSGQGALAVLVARDDPLDTFLVHHPEALFDQPVESTVLDPDNPYVLAPHLCAAAAELPLTDEDLDLFGPACEELLPQLEAAKLLRRRAKAWHWTRRERAADLTDIRGQGGRPVQVVETGTGRLLGTVDAGAAHTTVHEGAVHLHQGRTYLVRELDLEDSVALVEQADPPYSTVARDTTAISVLETDTAVPWGDGRLCFGSVEVTNQVVSFLRRRLITGEVLGETKLDLPPRTLRTRAVWWTVTEDQLDAARINPEILGGALHAAEHASIGMLPLFATCDRWDIGGVSVPLHPDTLLPTVFVYDGHPGGAGFAERAFHTARAWLTATRQAIASCECDAGCPSCIQSPKCGNGNDPLHKRGAVRLLTELLRAAPDAPREDRVP; encoded by the coding sequence ATGGCATTCAATCACTTACCGGCAGGCGTGCACGACGCCTTGGCTCCATTGTCCGTCACGCCGGTGACACACTCGATGCCGATGGCCAAGAATCACCGATCCGATCGATCCTCGACGGACACCGCCCCCAGCCCTTCGCCGAGCACGGTCCTGGACCGGCTCGCCTCGGGCGCAAGCCGGGCTTCGCGCATCACTCATACGGAGCATGTGCCCCCGCGCGCGGGCCGCCATGCCGTCTGGCCCGACCGGATCCGCTCGGAAGTCGTCGCCGCCGTGCAGGCCGCGGGAATCGAACATCCCTGGGCCCACCAGGCACGTGTGGCCGAGCACGCGCTGGACGGCGAGTCGGTCGTCGTCGCCACGGGCACCGCCTCCGGCAAGTCGCTGGCCTACCTCGTACCGGTCCTGTCGCGCCTTCTGGACGGCGCCGAGGCCCCCAACGGCCGCGGGGCGACCACGCTCTACCTGGCCCCCACCAAGGCCCTCGCGGCGGATCAGTGCCGATCCGTGAAGGAACTTTCACAACCTCTGGGAAACGCCGTACGCCCGGCCGTGTACGACGGAGACACGCCCGTCGAGGAGCGCGAGTGGGTGCGCCAGTACGCCAATTACGTCCTCACCAACCCCGACATGCTGCACCGCGGGATACTCCCCTCCCACCCCCGCTGGTCTTCCTTCCTGCGCGCCCTCAAGTACGTGGTCATCGACGAGTGCCACACCTACCGCGGCGTCTTCGGCTCCCACGTCGCCCAGGTGCTGCGCCGCCTCCGCCGTCTGTGCGCCCGCTACGGCGCCGAACCCGTCTTCCTGCTGGCCTCCGCGACCGCCGCCGAGCCCTCGGCCGCCGCAGGCCGCCTCACCGGCGTCCCGGTCACCGAGGTCGCGGACGACGCCTCACCCCGCGGCGAACTGGTGTTTGCCCTCTGGGAGCCCCCACTCACCGAACTCCACGGCGAGAAGGGCGCGCCGGTGCGGCGTACGGCCACCGCCGAGACCGCCGATCTTCTGACCGACCTGGTCCTGCAAGGCGTCCGCTCGGTCGCCTTCGTACGTTCCCGGCGCGGCGCCGAGCTGATCTCGGTGATCGCCCAGGAGCGCCTCGCGGCAGTGACATCAGCGGCTGACGCCACGGGCGCCCGCTCACTGGCCCACCGCGTGGCCGCCTACCGCGGCGGCTATCTCCCCGAGGAACGCCGCGCTCTCGAGCGCGCCCTCCATTCCGGCGAGCTCCTCGGCCTCGCCGCCACCACCGCCCTGGAACTCGGCGTCGACATCTCCGGCCTGGACGCCGTCCTCATCGCCGGCTACCCGGGCACCCGCGCCTCCCTGTGGCAGCAGGCCGGCCGCGCCGGACGCTCCGGCCAGGGCGCCCTCGCCGTCCTCGTGGCCCGCGACGACCCACTGGACACCTTCCTGGTCCACCACCCCGAGGCCCTCTTCGACCAACCGGTGGAATCGACCGTCCTCGACCCCGACAACCCGTACGTCCTCGCCCCTCACCTCTGCGCCGCCGCCGCGGAACTTCCCCTGACGGACGAGGACCTCGATCTGTTCGGCCCGGCGTGCGAGGAGTTGCTGCCGCAGCTGGAGGCCGCGAAGCTGCTCCGCCGCCGGGCCAAGGCCTGGCACTGGACGCGCCGCGAACGGGCCGCCGACCTCACCGACATCCGGGGCCAGGGCGGCCGCCCCGTCCAGGTCGTCGAGACCGGCACGGGCCGGCTCCTCGGCACGGTGGACGCGGGCGCCGCCCACACCACCGTCCACGAGGGCGCGGTCCATCTGCACCAGGGCCGTACGTACCTGGTGCGCGAACTGGACCTGGAGGACTCCGTCGCCCTCGTCGAACAGGCCGACCCGCCCTATTCGACGGTCGCCCGCGACACCACCGCCATCTCCGTCCTGGAGACCGACACCGCGGTCCCCTGGGGCGACGGCCGTTTGTGCTTCGGCTCCGTCGAAGTCACCAACCAGGTCGTCTCCTTCCTCCGTCGACGCCTCATCACCGGCGAAGTGCTCGGCGAGACCAAACTCGACCTCCCTCCTCGAACGCTGCGCACCCGCGCCGTCTGGTGGACTGTCACCGAGGACCAGCTGGACGCGGCCCGGATCAACCCCGAGATCCTCGGCGGCGCCCTGCACGCCGCCGAACATGCCTCGATCGGCATGCTTCCCCTCTTCGCGACCTGCGACCGCTGGGACATCGGCGGGGTCTCCGTCCCGCTCCACCCCGATACGCTCCTGCCGACCGTCTTCGTCTACGACGGCCACCCGGGCGGCGCGGGTTTCGCCGAGCGCGCCTTCCACACCGCCCGCGCCTGGCTCACCGCCACCCGCCAGGCGATCGCCTCCTGCGAGTGCGACGCCGGGTGCCCGTCCTGCATCCAGTCCCCCAAATGCGGCAACGGCAACGACCCGTTGCACAAGCGGGGGGCCGTACGGCTGCTGACCGAGCTGCTGCGCGCCGCGCCGGACGCTCCGCGGGAGGACCGGGTGCCTTAG
- a CDS encoding Rv3654c family TadE-like protein has product MVRSVRSDRGSATVWAVGAIAVLCAVFGAVLTLGQAVVVGHQAAAAADLAALAAADHWMKGGEGACATAERVARAQRSRLVHCEVEGEISDVTAASGIGPLTAEARARAGPPGPAAPASG; this is encoded by the coding sequence TTGGTCCGTTCGGTCCGCTCGGACAGAGGCTCCGCGACCGTCTGGGCCGTGGGGGCGATCGCCGTGCTGTGTGCCGTGTTCGGTGCCGTTCTCACTCTGGGGCAGGCAGTGGTGGTCGGGCATCAGGCGGCCGCCGCGGCCGACCTCGCGGCCCTCGCCGCCGCCGACCACTGGATGAAGGGCGGCGAGGGGGCCTGCGCCACGGCCGAACGGGTGGCACGGGCCCAGAGAAGCCGACTCGTGCACTGCGAGGTCGAGGGAGAGATCTCGGACGTCACAGCGGCCTCGGGCATAGGCCCGCTCACCGCCGAGGCCAGGGCAAGAGCGGGCCCACCGGGTCCGGCAGCCCCGGCATCGGGCTAG
- a CDS encoding TadE family type IV pilus minor pilin: protein MAGNEPRRRRRALGGDQGFVTAEAAMALPVMVLFATALVWALFAACAQIQIVDAARAGARAAARQDPSAAVVAAARRTAPDGAEVSVGREGDFVRVVVSARAPGPDGLGLDLSHEAVALAEQTVGTAATEGVEAG from the coding sequence ATGGCGGGAAATGAGCCACGTCGGCGCCGCAGGGCCCTGGGCGGCGATCAAGGGTTCGTGACGGCCGAGGCAGCCATGGCCCTGCCCGTGATGGTGCTGTTCGCGACGGCGCTCGTGTGGGCCCTGTTCGCCGCCTGCGCGCAGATCCAGATCGTGGACGCGGCCCGGGCCGGGGCTCGGGCCGCGGCGCGGCAGGATCCGTCGGCCGCGGTCGTGGCGGCGGCCCGGAGGACTGCGCCGGACGGCGCGGAGGTGAGCGTGGGCCGGGAGGGCGACTTCGTTCGTGTGGTCGTCTCGGCCCGGGCGCCGGGCCCGGACGGGCTGGGCCTCGACCTCAGCCATGAGGCGGTGGCGCTGGCCGAGCAGACGGTGGGGACGGCCGCGACGGAGGGAGTGGAGGCCGGGTGA
- a CDS encoding DUF4244 domain-containing protein, translated as MCRVRAARRDAGMVTSEYAVGIIAAVAFAAVLYKVVTSGQVQAELQQIVGRALNGGK; from the coding sequence ATGTGCCGGGTGCGGGCGGCGCGGAGGGATGCGGGGATGGTGACCTCCGAGTACGCGGTGGGGATCATCGCGGCGGTGGCCTTCGCCGCGGTGCTCTACAAGGTGGTGACCAGCGGGCAGGTCCAGGCGGAGCTGCAGCAGATCGTCGGGCGGGCCCTCAATGGCGGGAAATGA
- a CDS encoding type II secretion system F family protein, translating into MSGEVIHRLGVVIGAVVGLWWLARSLDTARRERWLRARLATVLAAAAEPPRRDLVPRGAVRRWLPVAGAVCAGWVLVGGLLGLLLGLAAGVGVWQWLRRARRAGGDPAEAYDAAGAARQLPLAADLLAACITAGASPVVAAQAVGEALGGPVGERLARGAAEARLGGEPAEAWRALAALPGAGALARLLERADESGVPAAAPVARLAAEARAEWGRSATERARRAAVMVTAPVGLCFLPAFIAVGVLPVVIGLADGLLGGGGG; encoded by the coding sequence GTGAGCGGGGAAGTCATCCACAGGCTGGGGGTGGTCATCGGCGCGGTCGTGGGACTGTGGTGGCTGGCCCGGTCGCTCGACACCGCGCGGCGTGAACGGTGGCTGCGTGCCCGGCTGGCCACGGTGCTCGCCGCCGCGGCCGAGCCGCCCCGACGGGACCTCGTGCCACGGGGTGCCGTACGACGATGGCTGCCGGTAGCCGGGGCGGTCTGTGCCGGGTGGGTGCTCGTCGGCGGCCTTCTGGGGCTGCTGCTGGGGCTGGCTGCGGGAGTCGGGGTCTGGCAGTGGCTGCGGAGGGCGCGGCGCGCGGGCGGTGACCCGGCAGAGGCGTACGACGCTGCGGGAGCCGCACGCCAACTGCCGCTCGCCGCCGATCTGCTGGCCGCCTGTATCACGGCCGGGGCGAGCCCCGTGGTGGCCGCACAGGCCGTGGGCGAGGCCCTGGGCGGGCCCGTGGGCGAGCGGCTGGCCAGGGGTGCGGCCGAGGCACGGCTCGGGGGCGAACCGGCCGAGGCGTGGCGCGCGTTGGCCGCTCTTCCCGGGGCCGGCGCTCTGGCACGGCTTCTGGAGCGCGCCGACGAGTCCGGCGTACCGGCCGCCGCCCCGGTCGCCCGCCTCGCCGCCGAGGCCCGCGCCGAGTGGGGCCGCTCGGCGACGGAACGCGCCCGCCGGGCCGCCGTGATGGTCACCGCGCCGGTGGGGCTGTGCTTCCTTCCCGCCTTCATCGCGGTGGGGGTGCTGCCGGTGGTGATCGGGCTGGCGGACGGGCTGCTGGGAGGGGGTGGGGGATGA
- a CDS encoding type II secretion system F family protein — protein MSVGVVAVTCAGAAAWMAGDGRGAGVRRARSLLAGGGAVGPPAWERVVGRVRRLGVEWWAPVAGAVIAVLGASVLPVLAGAAGVPLLRRVRRAAEERRARERRGDAVVTLCAALAGEARAGRQPGEALARAARDSGGLGEAQAVVLAAARFGGDVPGALADAARLPGADGLLGLAACWRVAVDRGAGLAAGLDRLEGALRAERDQRADLRAQLAGARSTAVMLAGLPVLGLLLGTALGADPLHVVLHSTAGLGCLLVGAALEGAGLWWALRIVRGAEAA, from the coding sequence ATGTCGGTCGGGGTGGTGGCCGTGACGTGTGCCGGGGCGGCGGCCTGGATGGCGGGGGATGGGCGCGGGGCCGGAGTTCGGCGGGCTCGGTCGCTGTTGGCGGGTGGCGGGGCGGTGGGGCCGCCGGCCTGGGAGCGGGTGGTCGGTCGGGTACGGCGGCTGGGGGTGGAGTGGTGGGCGCCGGTGGCCGGGGCGGTGATCGCGGTGCTGGGGGCCTCCGTGCTGCCGGTGCTCGCGGGGGCGGCCGGGGTGCCGTTGCTCAGGCGGGTGCGGCGGGCGGCGGAGGAGCGCCGGGCCCGGGAGCGGCGGGGCGATGCCGTGGTCACGCTGTGCGCGGCGCTCGCCGGGGAGGCACGGGCCGGGCGGCAGCCGGGTGAGGCGTTGGCGCGGGCCGCCCGGGACTCGGGCGGGCTGGGCGAGGCCCAGGCCGTGGTGTTGGCGGCGGCACGGTTCGGCGGGGACGTGCCGGGCGCGCTCGCGGACGCGGCCCGGCTGCCGGGCGCCGACGGGCTGCTGGGGCTCGCCGCGTGCTGGCGGGTGGCCGTGGACCGGGGCGCGGGCCTCGCGGCCGGGCTGGACCGTCTGGAGGGTGCCCTGCGCGCGGAGCGGGACCAGCGGGCAGACCTGCGCGCCCAGTTGGCCGGTGCCCGGTCGACGGCGGTGATGCTCGCCGGTCTCCCGGTACTGGGCCTCCTGCTGGGCACCGCGCTCGGCGCCGACCCACTGCACGTGGTGCTGCACAGCACGGCCGGGCTGGGCTGTCTGCTGGTCGGCGCGGCGCTGGAGGGCGCCGGCCTGTGGTGGGCGCTTCGGATCGTACGGGGAGCTGAGGCCGCGTGA
- a CDS encoding TadA family conjugal transfer-associated ATPase, which translates to MPDDGLLDGVRQWLVESGAEPTPARVAQALRERGRVLGDAEVLGAAERLRSELVGSGPLEPLLADPSVTDVLVSAPDRVWVDRGGGLELTRVSFPDAAAVRRLAQRLAAVAGRRLDDARPWVDARLPDGTRLHAVLPPVAVGSTCLSLRVVRPRAFTLAELAAAGTVPPGGDRVLRALIRSRLSYVISGGTGTGKTTLLSALLGLVDPGERIVLAEDSAELRPDHPHVVRLEGRPANQEGVGLVELQDLVRQALRMRPDRLVVGEVRGPEVVSLLAALNTGHEGGCGTLHANAAGQVPARLEALGTAAGLDRAALHSQLAAALSVVLHLVRDRDGRRRIAEVHVLERDESGLVVTVPALRWGTEAFVYERGWERLRGLLRDGLRGRGDGLPDRVEDGGEGFRGGLRGRGDGLPDRVEDGEGLRGRTPGGGRGEPGSRGPVRSGNGLSAGRGDGLLEGSERR; encoded by the coding sequence ATGCCCGACGACGGGCTGTTGGACGGGGTACGGCAGTGGCTCGTCGAGAGCGGGGCCGAGCCGACGCCCGCGCGCGTGGCGCAGGCGTTGCGGGAGCGGGGACGGGTGCTCGGGGACGCCGAGGTGCTCGGAGCGGCCGAGCGGCTGCGGTCGGAGTTGGTGGGGAGCGGCCCGTTGGAGCCGCTGCTCGCCGATCCGTCGGTCACCGATGTGCTGGTGTCGGCACCGGACCGGGTGTGGGTGGACCGGGGCGGCGGCCTGGAGCTGACCAGGGTCTCCTTCCCGGATGCGGCGGCCGTACGACGGCTCGCACAGCGCCTGGCGGCCGTCGCCGGACGCCGACTGGACGACGCCCGGCCGTGGGTGGACGCCCGGCTCCCGGACGGCACCCGGCTCCACGCGGTGCTGCCACCGGTGGCCGTCGGCTCCACCTGCCTGTCCCTGCGGGTCGTACGGCCCCGGGCCTTCACCCTCGCCGAACTGGCGGCGGCGGGCACGGTGCCGCCCGGCGGCGACCGGGTCCTGCGGGCCCTGATCCGCTCCCGGTTGTCGTACGTCATCAGCGGCGGGACCGGGACCGGCAAGACCACGCTCCTGAGCGCGCTGCTCGGCCTGGTCGACCCCGGCGAGCGGATCGTGCTGGCCGAGGACTCGGCGGAGCTGCGGCCCGACCATCCGCATGTGGTGCGGCTGGAGGGCAGACCGGCCAACCAGGAGGGCGTGGGCCTCGTCGAACTCCAGGACCTGGTCCGGCAGGCGCTGCGGATGCGCCCGGACCGATTGGTGGTCGGCGAGGTGCGGGGGCCCGAGGTCGTCTCTCTGCTGGCCGCCCTGAACACCGGCCACGAGGGCGGCTGCGGGACCTTGCACGCCAACGCCGCGGGACAGGTACCGGCCCGTCTGGAGGCCCTTGGCACGGCCGCCGGGCTCGACCGGGCCGCACTGCACAGCCAGTTGGCGGCCGCGCTGTCGGTGGTCCTGCACCTCGTACGGGACCGGGACGGCCGGCGGCGGATCGCCGAGGTGCATGTGCTGGAGCGCGACGAGTCGGGGCTGGTGGTGACCGTACCCGCGCTGCGCTGGGGCACGGAGGCGTTCGTGTACGAGCGGGGCTGGGAGCGGCTGCGGGGGCTGCTCCGAGATGGGCTGCGTGGCCGGGGCGATGGGCTCCCGGATCGGGTTGAGGACGGGGGAGAGGGGTTTCGGGGTGGGCTGCGCGGCCGGGGTGACGGGCTTCCGGATCGGGTTGAGGACGGGGAGGGGCTTCGAGGGCGGACCCCGGGAGGTGGGCGGGGAGAGCCGGGGAGCAGAGGGCCGGTCAGGTCCGGGAACGGGCTGTCGGCCGGGCGGGGCGACGGACTTCTGGAAGGGAGTGAGCGGCGGTGA
- the ssd gene encoding septum site-determining protein Ssd has protein sequence MAGAITDDRASAAEGRQGRPLIVTEDVDLLDDLLRLCAAAGARAEVHHGVPEGRGRWETAPLVLVGDDAARRLRGAARRRGVVLVGKDQDDSGVWQRAVEIGADHVLMLPDGEQWLVDRIADVAEGVGRPALTVGVIGGRGGAGASTLACALAVTSARQGRRTLLVDADPLGGGLDVLLGGESAEGLRWPAFAASRGRVGGGALEESLPELHSLRVLSWDRGDAVAVPPQAVRAVLAAGRRRGGAVVVDLPRRIDEGVAEALAQIDLGILVVPAELRAVAAASRVASAFGMVLRDLRVAVRGPYAPGLDDHEIARLLGLPLAGEVPAEAGLPDGGKPPGGIPRGPLARFCEGFWKRVAVGDEHG, from the coding sequence GTGGCGGGAGCCATCACCGACGACCGGGCGTCCGCCGCCGAGGGGCGGCAGGGCAGGCCGTTGATCGTCACCGAGGACGTGGACCTGCTGGACGACCTACTGCGCCTGTGCGCGGCCGCGGGCGCCAGAGCGGAGGTCCACCACGGGGTGCCGGAGGGCCGGGGCCGGTGGGAGACGGCGCCGCTCGTGCTGGTCGGTGACGACGCGGCACGGCGGCTGCGCGGGGCCGCGCGCAGACGGGGAGTCGTGCTCGTCGGCAAGGACCAGGACGACTCCGGGGTCTGGCAGCGGGCCGTGGAGATCGGCGCGGACCACGTCCTGATGCTGCCGGACGGCGAGCAGTGGCTCGTCGACCGCATCGCCGACGTGGCCGAAGGGGTCGGCAGGCCCGCGCTCACGGTCGGCGTGATCGGCGGCCGTGGCGGCGCCGGCGCGTCCACGCTGGCCTGCGCGCTCGCCGTCACCTCCGCGCGACAGGGCAGGCGCACGCTCCTCGTGGACGCCGATCCGCTGGGCGGCGGCCTCGACGTGCTGCTCGGCGGTGAGAGCGCCGAGGGACTGCGCTGGCCGGCCTTCGCCGCCTCGCGCGGGCGGGTCGGCGGCGGCGCCCTGGAGGAGTCGCTGCCCGAGCTGCACTCCCTGCGCGTGCTCAGCTGGGACCGCGGCGACGCCGTCGCCGTCCCGCCTCAGGCGGTGCGCGCGGTCCTCGCCGCGGGCCGGCGGCGAGGTGGCGCGGTCGTCGTCGACCTACCGCGCCGCATCGACGAAGGCGTGGCCGAGGCTCTCGCCCAGATCGATCTGGGCATCCTGGTCGTTCCCGCCGAACTACGCGCCGTCGCGGCCGCCTCACGGGTCGCCTCCGCCTTCGGGATGGTCCTCCGTGACCTCCGCGTCGCGGTCCGGGGGCCGTACGCGCCGGGGCTCGACGACCACGAGATCGCCCGCCTCCTCGGCCTCCCCCTCGCCGGTGAAGTGCCCGCCGAGGCCGGACTGCCGGACGGCGGCAAACCCCCGGGAGGCATCCCGCGCGGGCCACTCGCTCGCTTCTGCGAGGGCTTCTGGAAGCGGGTGGCGGTCGGGGATGAGCACGGATGA
- a CDS encoding HAD family hydrolase: MLCLVENHSLPRTAAFFDLDKTVIAKSSTLTFSKSFYQGGLINRRAALRTAYTQFVFLAGGADHDQMERMRKYLSALCRGWNVQQVKDIVAETLHDLIDPIIYDEAASLIEEHHIAGRDVVIVSTSGAEVVEPIGELLGADRVVATRMVVGDDGCFTGEVEYYAYGPTKAEAIRELAESEEYDLAHCFAYSDSATDLPMLEAVGHPHAVNPDRTLRKEALARGWPILDFHRPVRLKQRLAVRPRPALLAAAAIGAAAATAGLVWYASRRRVATA, translated from the coding sequence ATGCTCTGCCTCGTGGAAAACCACTCCTTGCCCCGTACAGCGGCCTTCTTCGACCTGGACAAGACGGTCATTGCGAAGTCGAGCACTCTCACGTTCAGCAAGTCGTTCTACCAAGGCGGCCTGATCAACCGCAGGGCCGCCCTGCGGACGGCGTACACCCAGTTCGTGTTCCTCGCGGGCGGCGCCGACCACGACCAGATGGAGCGGATGCGGAAGTATCTGTCCGCTCTGTGCCGGGGCTGGAACGTCCAACAAGTGAAGGACATCGTCGCCGAGACCCTTCACGACCTGATCGACCCGATCATCTACGACGAGGCGGCGTCCCTCATCGAGGAGCACCACATCGCCGGGCGGGACGTCGTCATCGTCTCCACTTCCGGCGCCGAGGTGGTCGAGCCGATCGGTGAACTCCTCGGCGCGGACCGGGTGGTGGCGACCCGGATGGTCGTCGGCGACGACGGCTGCTTCACCGGCGAGGTGGAGTACTACGCCTACGGTCCGACCAAGGCGGAGGCGATCCGGGAGCTGGCGGAGTCCGAGGAGTACGACCTCGCGCACTGCTTCGCGTACAGCGACTCGGCGACGGACCTGCCGATGTTGGAGGCCGTGGGGCATCCGCACGCGGTGAACCCGGACCGGACGCTGCGCAAGGAGGCCCTCGCGCGCGGGTGGCCCATTCTCGACTTCCACCGCCCGGTGCGCCTCAAGCAGCGGCTGGCCGTACGGCCGCGGCCCGCGCTCCTCGCGGCCGCCGCCATAGGCGCCGCGGCGGCCACCGCGGGGCTCGTCTGGTACGCGAGCCGGCGCCGGGTGGCGACCGCCTGA
- a CDS encoding oxidoreductase, translating to MSTTGAAADPLAALGELPGVAESVESVRKAVDRVYGHRVMRRRSNAVTSEAALRGARGSAALSGADWALEEVRRRTDFSGQDGDLEARTVGAALRLTAEAGQLLSIWRQSPLRVLARLHLVAAGSDDARVGRPRQDGEPVDEPLVELPPPGAAEVAGRLDGLSELIIKGSAAPALVTAAVVHGELLALRPFGFHNGLVARAAERIVLIGSGLDPKSVCPAEVGHAELGRAAYLAALDGYVSGTPAGMAAWIAHCGRAIELGARESTAVCEALQRGAA from the coding sequence ATGAGTACGACAGGTGCGGCCGCCGATCCGCTGGCGGCCCTGGGAGAGCTTCCCGGTGTGGCCGAGTCCGTGGAGTCCGTGCGCAAGGCCGTGGACCGGGTCTACGGCCACCGCGTCATGCGGCGTCGCAGCAACGCGGTCACCTCCGAGGCCGCCCTGCGCGGCGCGCGTGGTTCGGCGGCGCTGTCCGGTGCCGACTGGGCACTGGAAGAGGTGCGTCGTCGTACCGACTTCAGCGGCCAGGACGGCGACTTGGAGGCCCGCACCGTGGGCGCCGCGCTGCGGCTGACCGCCGAGGCGGGCCAGCTGCTGTCCATCTGGCGGCAGTCGCCCCTTCGGGTACTGGCCCGGCTGCACCTGGTGGCGGCCGGAAGCGACGACGCGCGCGTGGGACGGCCCCGACAGGACGGCGAGCCCGTCGACGAGCCCCTCGTCGAGCTGCCCCCGCCGGGCGCCGCCGAGGTCGCAGGCCGGCTCGACGGTCTCTCGGAGCTGATCATCAAGGGCAGTGCTGCCCCCGCCCTGGTGACCGCCGCCGTCGTCCACGGCGAGCTGCTCGCCCTGCGGCCCTTCGGCTTCCACAACGGCCTCGTCGCGCGCGCGGCCGAGCGCATCGTCCTGATCGGTAGCGGCCTCGACCCCAAGTCGGTCTGCCCGGCGGAGGTCGGCCACGCGGAACTCGGCCGCGCCGCCTATCTCGCCGCCCTCGACGGCTATGTCTCCGGCACCCCGGCGGGGATGGCGGCCTGGATCGCCCACTGCGGCAGAGCCATCGAACTGGGCGCGCGCGAGTCGACAGCGGTGTGCGAAGCGCTGCAGCGCGGGGCGGCTTAG